TTAAAAAGCATGCAGTTACAtgtttttttcagttttcttccATGTTGAGAATAGCCAAGGTAAGGAAAGGCACAAAAATTAGAAGAAACAATATTTGCGAATTTTGAGAAAATGCACGGTTGTTAGTCATTTTCCAGTGCTCCAATTTTGTTTGCCTGTACTGTGGCTGGATATGTTTCCTGGCTTGTTGATGTACTTAAGTCTGTTATGTATGTCTTTACAGAATCTAGTGGAAAGGAAGATAATAGAAAGTGTGGAGATCCAAATGATCCACGTGTGAGATTGAAGCGCGACTGTGTTGGTTTACTTGCTGCTTTCAAGCTTAGCGATCCTTGTGATCATATTTTAATTGTGGCGAACACTCATATTTATTGGCAAGCAAGATGGCCCATGCTCTctactttttttgtttgaagaTGCTTTTCTAGTTTACtcatttattttctgttttgttttatcCATCTGTATTAGATAGAAGCTAGGTTTCAGCACATATCGGGTTTCTTATTCATACTATGCTGGATTTACAGGGATCCAGAATGGATTGATGTGAAGTTGGCTCAAGCAAAGTATCTTCTTTTGAAAGTAGCTGAGTTCGAGAATATTATCTCGAGTAAGTTTACCTGTAAGCCTTCTGTGATCATTGCTGGTGATTTCAACTCCACCCCAGGTGATAAGGTATGACTTGCATTTTGCTGCATTGTTGTCTCAAGCTTAATGATTTTGAAAGGAGTCCACAGTGCTTTGTAGCTATTGTTTATGATTCTTGTTACTAAAGTTTAACGTAGATTGTAGAGTCTAGTTAGACACAGGTTAATGTCAAGTACTGTGGACTCATCAACAGCGCATGCTGAGTATCTTATTCATCAACTTGATCCAGTCCACTTGACTTGTGATCAAATGACTTGAGCAAATGTAATGCAATTCTCCTAGTTCAATGGTTTTACTGAAAGATATGGGGAACTTTCTCCATGTGCGAATATCTAGTCCAGTTATGTGTGTAGCAAGTTATCATGATGAAAATATTCTTGTGGAAAGAGTAGTAGCATTGCGTCGTCCAATAGCTGCTTTATGCTTTATGCTTTCAAGCCACGATGATTTTTTATTCATAGAAAGCAAAATTCCACATCTATGTACTCCAACTGGGAAAATgcgactagatttgggggaAATACAACATCAGGAGCTCCGCAAAGGCCTGGCATCCATTGTTCTCCTCTATCCTGGTCGATTTGGAAGCACAAGAATGCCTGCACCTTCGACGGTGCTAGAACGGGGGGCCTTGCCTCCCTGAGGGCTTGGATGTGCACATCGTTTTCTTGAAAAACAACTTTTGCTTATTgggttatttattttgatgctGCCCTTCCTAAAATTGTTATTCATCTTGAGCTCATTTTTATCATCATTTTCAGGTATACAATTACCTTCTATCAGCTAGCTCGGAATCTACGGATGAGCCCCCAATCAAATTGTGCAGCCTATATGCTGCCAACGGAGGCGAACCCGAGTTCACAAATTGCACTCCAGGTTTTACTGGAACACTTGACTACATATTCTTGTCGGACGGCAGTGCAATAAAACCTACTAGCCTACTCCGTGTCCCACGAGGGGGTTCCGCGGATGTGGAAGGAGGCCTGCCCAACTTCCACCATCCTAGCGACCATTTACCCATTGGAGCCGATTTCCGGGTGCTTGGCAGCTAGCCCCTCGTGCATTTTTCGACGGCTGCAGCAAATAGCCGTCGAACTGTCTGGCCGTGGTCCATAAGGCTATCGTCCATGCAATAATATCTCGCAGCCATATTTTATTTCCTTGCTATTTTCCTAGTAGAATCAATTTGTTATTGTTCTGGTGGAATAATTGAAAActgattattttttcttcttgcccATTCTGTGGGAGAACAATTGTAGGAACaaatttttatctttttcttgTGAGGTTTATGTGTTTCGGGAGTCGTTTGTCTTGTCAACGTGAATTTTTCAGCTGTTAGTCAGATATTTCCAAACTCAAAAGCAGGATAATTGTACAAGTCCGTTGGCCCCAAAATATACCCTATGCTTAAGACGAACAGTTCAGGGCTGAGCATATCCAGATAAGTCGAATAACTTGTTATAGCCGATTACATTCTTTAGCTTAGCTAGTAGACATTTAAACAGCCGTAGTGTTTCATTGTTCTTAAATTTTTAAATAATTTTTACGCTATTGAAAAGACTAGTAAGCGAGCATGTGCCTGCACGTTCTGTTCTAAAATATAAATCATGTCTTCTGGATCTCCTTCTCTTTAAGTAAGCTGCTTTTTATTATCTTTTTTcattgagacacttaatataggTGTAATTGTTGAGTGATGTAAGCGTGCATCTACAATTATAGTTTGGGTCGCAGCGTGACATTGTTTACATATTTTAAATCAGTTTTCTTGACATGTATATTTCGCAACAAACTTCACAAATAAAAATGATTTCATATATAACACATGCTCATGATAATGCAATCCATGTACATGTACGAACAAACCCCACAACAATTAAAATGATCTCCTTCGAtacacaaaaaaatgaaaaactcAACCAAAAGTCTCCAATTCTGAATGCACACACACATCCCTTGTTCTTCTTAACCCAAGCTCTGTAGCGTTTGGAATACCATTGGCACTATCACCTGGAGGGTGCAGACTTGGAATTTATCACTTTCTATTCAAAATAAAGAACTTTCTCCTCCAGATTCTTCATCATCTATTCTTTCTATAGTTGCACACTCATGTTTAGAGTAATTAGAAATCAAGTAATCAAATAAGGGACTggataagaagaaaaataaaatatggtaACAGATCTGAAGCCAAAACCAATTAACGGATCACTGTAGGATAAAAATGCATAATCTGAGAAATGAGGGAAGAGTAAAGAAAATGCACACGTGCAAAGCATTGCTTGAGAGAATGAAAGTGTGACATAATGAGGTGCATCACATGTTAAACCTATTCGCATAAAAATGCATAATCTGATAAACGAGGGAAGAGTAAAGAAAATGCACACCTGCCAAGCATTGCTTGAGAGAATGAAAGTGTGACATAATGAGGTGCATCACATGTTAAACATATTCGCCATCATGGCATCACTGCATCTGCAAATGctcgcaaaaaataaatttgaagaACATGTTGTTTAGTCCACAAATCCATAAGATTTATCACTTCTTGTTCAGAAAGAGTTCTGTAATTTAAGCGTTACATGGGATCTTTTAAGTCCAAGAGAATCAGAGGAATCTTATATTGTTGATTTATATTCACGAAATGCTGGTAGTCAGTATGACTTGTATTGTATTTATATCAGTTGAAAATATGTTGTATTTATATCAGTTGAGAATTAAAGTATTTCAGCTTTGCTTAGCTCCATGACCTGTCATGAACAAACTGGACAGTGATTAACAACATAGCAAAGAAGATCCAGGATGACTTTCCAACTCCAAATAGATCCAGAAAAGTAGAGACTTACAAAGCTTTAAATGCAGGCCTGAGAGCAGCCATTTCGCATATACAACAtactgaaacaaaacaaatataaatgttGAATTGCAAGTTCTCTATCTAGGTTCAGAAAAGTGATTTCGCATACATACCTAGAAACTAAATGTCAGATTTGCTACCATATGGCATATCAGCAAGACGTTTTGGGCACATGTAACTTGGTGTTCGTACCATCCGGTGTTGAGGTCAAAACACCATCGAACATGTACAAGAAAGAGAACAAAtgttttactccctccatttcacaaaggttgacgtattttgtttcgttaagacaaggctttgaccaatgaaaactctattgatatgtatttttttcatacatgaaatttatatcaatggattcgtttttaaaagttcttgctaatgatcatggtttcgtatcatataacttacatgtTAATACAGTAATTCTTAGTgaaaggcttgtcttaacgaaacgaaatacgccaacttttgtgaaatggagggagtagtactcaCGGAAGATGCCAGATCATCAGAAGTCAATATTTTTTGCAAGCCTAAAGTCACCAGCATTTTTTATGTTAGAATTACAATCATTATCAGTATTGCTGAACTCATACATAAAGCACTGTACTTTGTAAGGGACTAAGTTACATACCAAGTCTTATAGTTTGGCTCCTGGAAATAAAAATATTGGAGCACTGAAACGAATTAGCAGCTTCGGTGCACATTATTACAACATGTTAGAAAGATAATCACATGCTCCAAATATCGCACTGGTACTGACCTTCACATCTCGGTGAAGAATGTGATTTCCATGCAAGTAATCAAGAGCCATAAGGAGCTGTACAAGCCACCTGCAATGTTTCTGCAAAATCAGAAAACAGGCGTCTTCCTCAGCAGTACAAGcggtattttattttatttcacaaataTATTCCGTCGTCCTGAAAAACGAAGTACCAGCTTCCCTTTTCCTGAAAAAGCAACAGATGTCAATTGACTAATTAAACTAATACATAAATCCATCTCATCTCTAATGGAATAGATCAGCAGCAAGCGAAATGATGGAAACATGCTTCTATAGTATTTATTTCATCTTATTGCACTTACGCAAATAAAAAACTACAACAGGAAGTGGTCTGATCAACATACATTTCTCTAAAACTACATTTAAATGGGTGTGAAACAGTAATGTGGTACAAACCTAAGGCATTCAAATAAAAAACTACAACATGAAGTAGTATTTAAATTCGTAACATAACTTGAAGAACAAACCTGCACACTACATACCAACCATGGAGAAATTAAAGCATGGATTTGTTGGCAGTTGAAATCTAGAATGCTTGTAAACAGCCGGAATATCAATTGGCATTTTCAGCAAACACGTGGTGGGTCTGTGAGCAATTGATGTGTTGAGAAATGTCTTACCTGAAATATAGAATGCTTGTGGACAACGATCAAACAACGATGCACCCAACGTGAAGACGACCATGGTTGATGCGCAGCTTCCCTGGCCGGGCACGCGCTGCCCTGGGCAGGTGCGGAGACTCCCCTGTCCAGCAAGATCAGGTGGCCGGGGAGAAGTGGATAGCGGCGGCGTGCAGCAGATCAGGTGGCAGGGTCGTGATCGGAATTCTTGGTCTCGTGTGGGGggatcagcggcggcggcggtgcctcATCGCGTGGCTCTAACGATGGCCACGGATCGTAGGTGGAGGCGAGCAGACGGGGCGGGCTGACGCGCGGCAGAGGAGGGCCACGgccggaggggaggaggaggtggcgcctCGTCCCGTGGCCCTGACGGCGGCCGCGGATCGTAGGTGGAGGCGAGCAGGCGAGGCGGGCTGAGGTGCGGCAGAGGAGGGCCGCGGAGGGAAGGAGGCGGCAGCGACCTCAGGGTAAGGGAAGGAGGATGGGGGAGTGGGGGGCGGAGGGGGAcgaggctgcggcggccgcaggggaagggaaggaggaggcggcatTGGAGTCTGGATGGGCGAggagaaaagaaggaagaaaatggTTCGGACGAGGGGCTGAAAGATTCTCCTGCAGGTGAAATTATTTCAGTCTCAACAGGTAATCACTAAACGCACACGGTTAACTAGTAATCTGATGTTTAGAGAGTCTGATTGCGGGGCTATTAATACTTTGTCTTCGTTTAGTGAGGTGGACGTTGAAAAGAACATGTTGGTGCCTTTATAAACAGTAGAGATAGAGATGAACAGAACAAATTCAGGTCACCAGAACCAGCTCTGGCCTTGAGTTTCATCCGGTAACGTAGAGCACTGTTATCGTTACATATATTGAAGTATGAAAAACTGAGACCCATTACTCATATATGAAAGTCTGAAAAACTGAGAACCATTACTCAGTAATTCATGCTCGTCTAAATTACTGTCTCCGGACGgaattgtactaaatctgagactaATTCCaaccggaggaagtactaattTTTGCAATATAAAGATAACGTATTGAATCGTCTATGAAGATAGAAATGTGACTACTAGCAGACCAgagatcatatatatatatcataaaGAGAACAAACAATATGCATGATTTTTCAACTAGTTACACAACTTCAGGAAAAAAACTAGTTTCAtaatttaaaagaaaaactagtTACAAAAAATAATGCTTGATCTACAGAAGAATGACAGCACACATGTATATCTCCTGTCCCTTTTAAGATATATTCCTGGGAAGCCTCGGAGCACAGGAAACTGAAGAACCTAATCCTCTCTTAGGTTGTTTCCACCGGCCATAATCATATTGTGAAACTGAAATCTAGGCAATGGCACCAACAAGCTCGAGGGAAAACTTCATAGGCACCAATACAACATCTTTGGATCCTACAGACATATTCTACtgttccttcttctccttttctttcctctcTTTAATCAACGATGAGCAACATAGCGGCAGCATTGTGCACGCAGCCTCAATCAACAAGCAAAGCGGCAGTGCTGAGAAATCATCCCCAGATACTCCCATGAATTCAGCAAGCGCAACCCCAAGATATCCACTGATAATAGTTGAGAGGGCAAGCGCAGACATGACAAAGGCCATAACCGATCCCTCACACCCAGAAGGGCAAAGGTTTGCTATAAGAACACTGAAAGGTAGCACCTTGAACAACATAAGACCCTCTAGCAGCCCTGAGAACACAATGGTGTACATGGAATCTGGTATTCCGACCTTCCTGTATACTCCCTGAACAAATAACACATCTGACAACATTATGACCGCGGTGATGAACTGCAGAGCCGATAAGACCTTACGCGCAGGAATTGTTTTGAAGCATTTGTTGTATGCCATGCTCCAAGCCAAGAGAGCCACTTGCCCGAAAACCTTGGATAAACCGATAATTGACGAATCAAGTCTTAACACTTCAGTTTGATAGAAGAACATGGTCCCAAGTAGAAATGGTATAACAGCATATGACACTGAAAACCATATGATTGACCAAAATATTTCAGGCATACAGAGAGCATTCGACAGCTCTTTGATTTGTTTGCGGATGCTGGAGACCACTGATGTATTAGTAGCTGCCTTTGGGAGTTTGAGGGAGCTCTCAGGTATAGCCATAGTAGTGAAGAACTGGAGCACGAGAAggattgcaaaaaaaagaaacatggcTTTGGGAGAAAAGTAACTGAGAGCAATGCCACCAAGAAGGTTTCCTAACGCACCAGCGGAAGAGCCAAACATAAAAGCAAGAGATTGAAGTTGTCCCCCTGAGGAAGAGGCCGCTTGCTTTCCGGCCTCTGCTACAATGGCATCATTGGCAACCTCACATATTGATGCACCAAAGTTGCTCAAGAGGAGAAAAATGGTAAGAACTGGAAGAGAAAGAGATGGCCAGAGGGCAATTCCTACCCATGATACTGCCTGCAAGAGAGCTGCAACCACAGCAATAACAAGGTATGTTACAAATTTGGAACTATAGTCAGCTATATAAGGAGAAACAGTTGAGTGTAGTATAAAGCAAGCATTTCCAGAAGCATCAGTTATGGTGTTCTATACAGTGATTATCACGAGTAAATTACACTAATTTTTattaggtactccctccgttccataattcttgtctcaaatttgctcaaaaatgaatgtatctattcctaaaaagtgtctagatacatgtaatatttcgacaagaattatggaacggagggagtatctgaTCGTGCCAATTATATCAACAAAGTACCAGTAAACTTCCAAGCTTTGGCATGTCAACCCCTGATCGCTTAGTTGGGCTTTTATGCCCAAAATAAAGGCAAGACAAGATATTAAAGGCACCAAAGTCGTTATGTATGCCAATTAGCTTCCTGAATTTACTTAATTGTGCCTCTTGCATATCTGCCATACTGCACTTTTCTGTTAATTAATAGAGGGAATTTAAAGACGGAGCTAGCTACTAAATGATGCGAACTAGACAGTGATATTCAAAGACCCAAATGATGGCAGTCATTTAGTCAATCAAAATATGATGGCACTGCAGAAATTGTATTACTTAAGCGTGGAATGTGAGGATGTGCAGCCTTAAGTTTCCTGATGCTCGAATATGACGGTACACTAAGAATTTCATCATGACACATTAAAGTGGACTGCGTGGTTGAGAGTGGGACAAAAGTTGCTGCTCTGAAAGCCTAATCGCACAAAAGAAGATGGAGAGTGATGGTATATGAtcagaaagagaaaaggaaaagtgaaagaaaacaaaaggcatgCAATTAATCAAGAGGACATGTGTTTGAGTATATTCTTTGCGGTGTTATCCTTCGCCACAGGACGAACATGTAGAAACAACACGCAAGAAGAGAATGTGTGCGGTTGACGTTTCAATTTCTCTCCAGATAAAATCGCAAAGAGAGAAAGATATTCTATTGTACTTTCCAGCCGACTCTGCTCTGGCATACGAGAATTCCTACACATTCACTAATCAATTGCagctaaaaaaaagaggagaaaTTGCACATTCAACCTAACGTGTCATAAAAGGAATGAGCAGGAAAGGTGGAAAAAATCTTCAGAATTGGAGTACGATTCTGTATCACGAGGGTGGTTCCGAACATTCCACGTTAACTGTTAAAGTAGGGTATGGAATCACGCAGGAGATCATGGTGTTTCGCTACAGAAGTTGGCGCCTGCAGATCTGGGACACGGCAATGCAAGGACATGGGGGCGAAAGGGAGGAAGGGGGGGCGTACCGCCGATGGCGACGTACGGCAGGCGTCGGTAGCCGCGGATGGGGACGGCGTcggagaggaggccgaggagcGGCTTGGCGACCATGGGCAGGTTGGCGGACGCCTGGAGGATCTGcagcgaggaggcggcgacgccCATGCCGTCCTTGAGGAAGAAATTGACGCCGAGCCACGGGAACAGCCGGAACCCCTGCACCCAGAACCCGACCCCGATCACCCACCGCtgcgtggccgccgccgccgccctctcgCCCTCCATCTTCTGCTCCTTCTCCATGTCCCTCGTCCCCCTAACCCAATAGCAAATCTCGATCCTCTG
The Brachypodium distachyon strain Bd21 chromosome 2, Brachypodium_distachyon_v3.0, whole genome shotgun sequence genome window above contains:
- the LOC100836451 gene encoding carbon catabolite repressor protein 4 homolog 4, coding for MLKPQTIWAALPLFLGRRLPKSSPSPPCSRRLSFRPICKRRMSTQSPRFAPLRTAQAESDAGAQGYRFRLVSYNILAQVYVKSAIFPHSPSASLKWKARSKAVLTELKSFNADVMCIQELDEYETFYKKNMESSGYSSIYLQRSGDKRDGCGIFYKPKSVELIQKEVIHYNDLVETYGPNDIINSAPSNNSSPTEESSGKEDNRKCGDPNDPRVRLKRDCVGLLAAFKLSDPCDHILIVANTHIYWDPEWIDVKLAQAKYLLLKVAEFENIISSKFTCKPSVIIAGDFNSTPGDKVYNYLLSASSESTDEPPIKLCSLYAANGGEPEFTNCTPGFTGTLDYIFLSDGSAIKPTSLLRVPRGGSADVEGGLPNFHHPSDHLPIGADFRVLGS
- the LOC100836764 gene encoding probable folate-biopterin transporter 7 produces the protein MEKEQKMEGERAAAAATQRWVIGVGFWVQGFRLFPWLGVNFFLKDGMGVAASSLQILQASANLPMVAKPLLGLLSDAVPIRGYRRLPYVAIGALLQAVSWVGIALWPSLSLPVLTIFLLLSNFGASICEVANDAIVAEAGKQAASSSGGQLQSLAFMFGSSAGALGNLLGGIALSYFSPKAMFLFFAILLVLQFFTTMAIPESSLKLPKAATNTSVVSSIRKQIKELSNALCMPEIFWSIIWFSVSYAVIPFLLGTMFFYQTEVLRLDSSIIGLSKVFGQVALLAWSMAYNKCFKTIPARKVLSALQFITAVIMLSDVLFVQGVYRKVGIPDSMYTIVFSGLLEGLMLFKVLPFSVLIANLCPSGCEGSVMAFVMSALALSTIISGYLGVALAEFMGVSGDDFSALPLCLLIEAACTMLPLCCSSLIKERKEKEKKEQ